CTCTTGATAAATTCCATTTGTTAAGTTGTAAGTTTATGATAATCATATTATTTCCTTTTAAGGCATTTGTCAATGAATTTTTAGAAAAAATAAACTATTTTAAAATATTTTTATTTTATGCAAGTACTTTTATATGGAGAATGACTTCTACCTCAATCCAGTTATTCACAAGTTGTTCGGCGTCATATAAACAAAGCTTTTTTTCTTCGCTTTTGAGTTTTGTAATAACACCCCTATATTGAATACTTGTTTGCTTATACCAAACTTCCAACATTACCTCTTTTTGACTGTAATAAGCTTGCATCAGTTCTTCTTCTAATGCTTGTAATGTCCATTCATCAAATACAGGTTTCGCAATCTGTTGCATCTCTTGTTGCCAGCTTCTTAGTCTTTGCACATGTTCTGGTAGCATCATCGCAGTCCACTTTATATTTCCTCGATCACGTATCAAGCTACTACCTCCTTTACAAATTCATTTGACTTGCATAATTTTAGGTGAACATTTTGTTTAACCATGCTGTTGATCTTCCAGAAGCTTTTTATAGGTAAGCAAACCACCATCCTACTCATCAGTGACTAAAGATGGCGTTTTATAATATCCTCTCACCCCCAGTTATCCACAATTAAGTTATCCACACCTCATTTTCCTTCACACATATTGCATATAGCATTCACAAAGATGTATAAACTTTTCATTTTTAATATGCATGAATATACATTTTTATCTTTTATGTCCTCCGAGTAATTGGGAACGATTAATAGCTGTGCCTGCATCCGTATAAGATACTGCCCGTAAAACTGCTGTAGAGCCATAATTGGTACGGAGTTGATCCATCGCGGTACCAAGTTTACGGCGCTTCCATCTGGTTGTATCGAAAAAGCTAAGTTGCATCGAATATTCTGATTCTAGTTTTGTAATACTGACACTAATTTGACGTACAGGACGTTCATTGTAATACTCATTTAATAGTTGCTGACAAACCCGATAAATAACCATTGTATCGTTGGTTGCTTCATCTATGGTGCGTGAGCGTTGGAAACCTCCTCCGAACGCATTTTTGCTATAGGAAATTCCCAAAGTAATGGTACGTCCTACTTTATAAGCTTCTCTCGCTCTTCTGGCAACATCTTCACACATTTCAAGAAGTACCGCCAACACTTCCTTTTTCGTGTTGTAATCCCGCATCAAGATTTGGCTTTTCCCATAACTAATTTGCCCCTCAATTAGTGGTGCTTCGCCAACTTTTGATAAATCGATCCCCCAAGCATGGTAATATAGTTGGTTCCCCATAATACCAAAATGCTGTTCTAATGTTGCTAAGTCAGCATGAGCTAAATCACCCACAGAGAAAATCCCCATATTATTAAGGGTTCGTTCTGTTCGATGGCCAATTCCCCACATCTTCGATAAAGGGGAAATTGGCCATAGCTTTTTTTTAACATCTTCATAATCCCATTTGGCAAAGTCTGTTTTTTTCGCATCTAAATCAAGTGCAAGTTTGGCTAACAGCATGTTTGGTCCCATCCCTACAGTGCTAGGTATTTCAA
This window of the Rummeliibacillus pycnus genome carries:
- a CDS encoding YolD-like family protein, whose amino-acid sequence is MIRDRGNIKWTAMMLPEHVQRLRSWQQEMQQIAKPVFDEWTLQALEEELMQAYYSQKEVMLEVWYKQTSIQYRGVITKLKSEEKKLCLYDAEQLVNNWIEVEVILHIKVLA
- a CDS encoding Y-family DNA polymerase → MYENMPRRSIMCVDMRCFYASCMATWAHLDVKKEAIAVVGNFQQKGSVVLAASPIMKQRFQVKTGTRLYEIPKHPDIHLFEPKMEYFVRMSVEITKLLNSYVPKEAIHVYSIDESFVDLTGTEKLWGDPVETAHHIQEELYRQFEIPSTVGMGPNMLLAKLALDLDAKKTDFAKWDYEDVKKKLWPISPLSKMWGIGHRTERTLNNMGIFSVGDLAHADLATLEQHFGIMGNQLYYHAWGIDLSKVGEAPLIEGQISYGKSQILMRDYNTKKEVLAVLLEMCEDVARRAREAYKVGRTITLGISYSKNAFGGGFQRSRTIDEATNDTMVIYRVCQQLLNEYYNERPVRQISVSITKLESEYSMQLSFFDTTRWKRRKLGTAMDQLRTNYGSTAVLRAVSYTDAGTAINRSQLLGGHKR